In Massilia violaceinigra, one DNA window encodes the following:
- the tnpA gene encoding IS66 family insertion sequence element accessory protein TnpA, whose product MSNSEREKVWEERVAQWQASGLSQRAYAIEQGFPVRQVGYWVRRLTKREAMPTLLPVRVAQAGRKRLPTDVFTA is encoded by the coding sequence GTGTCAAATTCGGAACGTGAGAAGGTATGGGAAGAGCGCGTCGCGCAGTGGCAGGCCAGCGGCCTTTCGCAGCGGGCCTACGCAATCGAGCAAGGCTTTCCGGTACGCCAGGTTGGTTACTGGGTACGGCGTTTGACCAAGCGGGAAGCGATGCCTACACTGCTCCCGGTGCGGGTGGCACAGGCGGGTCGTAAGCGTCTTCCCACTGACGTCTTTACCGCCTGA
- a CDS encoding potassium transporter Kup, producing the protein MTTELPQKNRVAALTLGAIGVVYGDIGTSPLYTLKEVFAPAHGVAASPSNIIGVISLILWCLIIIISLKYVILVLRADNHGEGGIMALTALALKSVTQSSRFYYPVMLLGMVGAGLFFGDGIITPAITVLSSIEGLEVATPAFKPYVIPLTLSVLAVLYWAQHRGTGGIGKWFGPIVLVWFTTLAVMGVANIIDHPQILAALNPGHAARFLLANGWIAFVALGAVVLALTGAEALYADMGHFGRTPVRLAWFTVVFPALALNYLGQGAVLLNNPAAISNPFFNQLGAWSIYPLVALSTVAAVVASQATISGAFSVAQQAISLGFLPRMRIVHTSNQEKGQIYIPLVNWLQFSAVVFAVVAFGSSTNLASAYGIAATATMLTTTLLTFFVVRYGWRYSGVVAFSATLFFLVFDITLFASTSLKIVSGGWFTLLISVVMVTIMLTWRKGRELVFENLKAHLLPVPGFLESLFAEPPLRVPGTAVFFRPEGDGVPHALLHNLLHNKVLHERVVFLTVISTDIPTVSATQRLKVTELGHNCYQVDLSYGFIDLRNVPADLANCAALGLNFEPMETSYFITRQTVIATPGAGMAMWRESLYSTMAKNARDAADYFQLPSNRVIELGTQVEI; encoded by the coding sequence ATGACAACTGAATTACCGCAAAAAAATCGGGTCGCTGCACTGACGCTCGGCGCGATCGGTGTTGTGTACGGGGACATCGGTACCAGCCCGCTGTACACCCTGAAAGAAGTTTTTGCACCCGCCCACGGCGTTGCCGCTTCCCCCTCCAACATCATCGGCGTTATTTCGCTGATACTGTGGTGCCTCATTATCATAATTTCGCTGAAATATGTGATCTTGGTGTTGAGAGCTGACAATCATGGCGAAGGCGGCATTATGGCACTAACCGCTCTTGCCCTGAAGTCTGTTACCCAGAGCTCCCGCTTTTATTACCCGGTGATGTTACTCGGCATGGTTGGAGCTGGACTGTTTTTTGGCGACGGCATCATTACCCCAGCAATCACCGTTTTGTCGTCCATTGAAGGCCTTGAAGTGGCGACGCCGGCCTTTAAACCTTATGTCATTCCTTTAACGCTAAGCGTGCTAGCGGTATTGTATTGGGCTCAACATCGGGGGACGGGTGGTATCGGGAAATGGTTCGGTCCAATCGTTTTGGTATGGTTCACTACCTTAGCGGTGATGGGCGTTGCAAACATCATCGATCATCCTCAGATCTTGGCAGCACTGAACCCGGGGCATGCGGCGCGCTTCCTTCTCGCGAACGGATGGATCGCGTTCGTCGCATTGGGCGCAGTCGTCTTGGCGTTGACCGGGGCCGAGGCGCTATACGCCGATATGGGCCATTTTGGGCGGACGCCTGTCCGTCTGGCTTGGTTCACAGTCGTGTTTCCTGCGCTAGCGCTAAATTATCTCGGGCAGGGCGCCGTACTTCTCAACAATCCTGCCGCTATATCCAACCCGTTCTTTAATCAGCTTGGTGCATGGAGCATTTATCCGCTGGTAGCCTTGTCGACTGTAGCGGCGGTAGTGGCGTCCCAAGCAACCATCTCTGGCGCCTTCTCAGTGGCGCAGCAGGCGATCTCGCTAGGTTTTTTGCCAAGAATGCGAATTGTGCATACTTCAAATCAGGAAAAGGGGCAGATTTACATACCCTTGGTGAACTGGCTGCAGTTCAGTGCTGTCGTCTTCGCAGTCGTGGCATTTGGGTCGTCCACTAATCTTGCCTCCGCTTACGGCATTGCCGCGACCGCGACAATGCTCACCACGACGCTTTTGACATTCTTCGTCGTTCGCTACGGTTGGCGCTATTCTGGAGTCGTTGCATTTTCAGCAACGCTGTTTTTTTTGGTATTCGATATTACGCTGTTCGCGTCAACCAGTCTCAAGATCGTAAGCGGTGGCTGGTTTACCCTGCTTATCAGCGTGGTGATGGTCACGATCATGCTGACATGGAGGAAAGGACGAGAGCTCGTTTTCGAAAATTTGAAAGCACATTTGCTACCAGTGCCTGGCTTCCTAGAAAGTCTCTTTGCTGAGCCACCGCTTCGTGTACCCGGCACCGCAGTGTTCTTCCGGCCAGAGGGCGACGGTGTACCACATGCGCTACTTCACAATCTCCTGCACAACAAAGTTCTGCATGAGAGAGTCGTGTTTTTGACCGTGATTTCGACGGACATTCCAACAGTCAGCGCAACGCAGCGGCTGAAAGTGACTGAATTGGGTCACAATTGCTATCAAGTCGACCTTTCCTATGGTTTCATCGATCTGCGTAACGTACCTGCTGATCTTGCAAATTGTGCGGCGTTGGGCTTGAATTTCGAGCCAATGGAAACGTCTTATTTCATCACTCGCCAGACGGTGATTGCTACACCTGGAGCTGGTATGGCGATGTGGCGGGAAAGTCTATATTCAACAATGGCGAAAAATGCGCGCGACGCGGCCGACTATTTTCAATTGCCTTCTAATCGCGTTATTGAGCTCGGCACACAGGTCGAGATTTGA